In the genome of Spea bombifrons isolate aSpeBom1 chromosome 11, aSpeBom1.2.pri, whole genome shotgun sequence, one region contains:
- the C11H8orf88 gene encoding uncharacterized protein C8orf88 homolog gives MEAKNLIRKSLQPARPIRHGIPGKEWNPMQNGQVEIQSLIRKSLQPTRSIPHGALENAPAFVINFWAEYADCFFEDTQNTFDLWRSADNIHDMFKECWPSHSLERSTPQKKKYRITYSRDALIHLSSLSISRQKPEYLPDHPVVLQNPRRSHDNIRDMLKDRWAPHPLEQPTPQKKKDRITYSRDALIQLSSLSVSRQKPKYLPDHPVVLQKPRSSADNIHDMFKECSAPYRFQRPTLQKEKGC, from the exons ATGGAAGCAAAGAATCTGATACGCAAGTCACTTCAGCCGGCAAGACCGATCCGTCATGGAATTCCTGGAAAAG AATGGAATCCCATGCAAAATGGTCAAGTGGAAATTCAGAGTCTGATACGCAAGTCGCTTCAGCCGACAAGATCTATTCCGCATGGAGCTCTTGAAAACG CACCAGCCTTTGTGATTAATTTCTGGGCTGAATATGCAGACTGCTTTTTTGAAGATACACAAAATACGTTTGACTTG TGGCGCTCAGCTGACAACATACATGATATGTTCAAAGAATGTTGGCCTTCCCATTCATTGGAACGATCAACAcctcaaaagaaaaaat ATAGAATTACATATTCCAGAGATGCTCTCATTCACCTCTCTAGCCTGTCGATATCCAGACAGAAACCAGAATACTTACCGGATCACCCAGTCGTTCTACAAAACCCA CGCCGATCGCATGACAACATACGTGATATGTTAAAAGATCGTTGGGCTCCCCATCCATTAGAACAACCAACAcctcaaaagaaaaaag ATAGAATTACGTATTCCCGAGATGCTCTCATTCAGCTCTCTAGCCTGTCGGTATCCAGACAGAAACCAAAATATTTGCCGGACCACCCAGTCGTTCTACAAAAACCA CGGAGCTCAGCTGACAACATACACGATATGTTCAAAGAATGTTCGGCTCCCTATCGATTTCAAAGACCGACACTTCAGAAGGAAAAAG GCTGTTAA